One window of Dermacentor albipictus isolate Rhodes 1998 colony chromosome 9, USDA_Dalb.pri_finalv2, whole genome shotgun sequence genomic DNA carries:
- the LOC135911226 gene encoding uncharacterized protein yields the protein MFSREADMTQLCRLHAFRALPLAALLLLLLHRVLLASAGGAGGLLPDVEPVEAAQIAKYIPLIQQIEAIERIKAIKAIKSKGDSYPPFLPIVLALHHKSEQQQKKKKKLRLFSLFS from the exons ATGTTCTCCCGAGAAGCAGACATGACCCAGCTTTGTCGCCTTCAT GCTTTTCGGGCACTGCCGCtggcggcgttgctgctgctcctgctgcacCGCGTGCTGCTGGCCAGCGCCGGCGGGGCGGGCGGACTCCTGCCCGACGTGGAGCCCGTGGAGGCCGCCCAGATAGCCAAGTACATCCCGCTCATCCAGCAGATCGAGGCCATCGAGCGCATCAAGGCCATCAAGGCCATCAAGTCCAAGGGGGACTCGTATCCGCCCTTCCTACCCATCGTCCTTGCCCTTCACCACAA GTCCGAGCaacaacagaagaaaaagaagaaactccGGTTATTCAGCCTCTTCAGCTGA